A genome region from Nocardiopsis exhalans includes the following:
- a CDS encoding putative protein N(5)-glutamine methyltransferase: MSPHPTVLCTTTVITRLRQAGCVFAEQEAHLITTSARTPDDLTRMVDQRTSGTPLEHVLGWADFLNLRLFVEPGVFVPRPRSEFLALQALARTRPGALVVDLCCGTAALGAALATRRKGVRLHAADIDAASVRCARRNITHLGGQVHHGDLFHPLPRALLGRVDVLVVNAPYVPTKQISLPKQV, encoded by the coding sequence TTGTCACCACACCCCACCGTGCTGTGCACCACCACCGTCATCACCCGCCTGCGCCAGGCAGGATGCGTGTTCGCCGAACAGGAAGCGCACCTGATCACCACCAGCGCACGCACTCCCGACGACCTGACGCGCATGGTGGACCAGCGCACCAGCGGCACCCCTCTCGAGCACGTCCTGGGCTGGGCCGACTTCCTGAACCTGCGCCTGTTCGTGGAACCGGGTGTGTTCGTCCCCCGCCCGCGCAGCGAGTTCCTCGCCCTCCAGGCCCTGGCCCGCACCCGCCCCGGAGCCCTGGTCGTCGACCTGTGCTGTGGCACCGCGGCGCTGGGCGCCGCACTCGCCACCCGCCGAAAAGGGGTGCGGCTGCACGCCGCCGACATCGACGCGGCCAGTGTGCGCTGCGCCCGCCGCAACATCACCCACCTGGGCGGACAGGTCCACCACGGCGACCTGTTCCACCCCCTGCCCCGGGCCCTGCTGGGCCGGGTGGACGTGCTGGTGGTCAACGCCCCCTACGTACCCACCAAGCAGATCTCCCTACCAAAGCAGGTCTGA
- a CDS encoding MerR family transcriptional regulator: MSESSEPLELTRGEFARRSGLSPKALRLYERSGLLVPHRVEAANGYRFYLPEQVGVAVRVRELRRMDMPLSMVAEVVAASPAEAVGLVRAWWRVRQEVERSRQAMLERVCDLVGEHGPERAGAVRGAGSQEESGEGVWSTSLETVPAVTVACARARVGLQELVETYLGLAERVRRVLVGQGARVGEQTWVVYHGTPSPDGAALIEVAVPYEGVAWPERGVSLRWEGAGVWLVAEVARRDCFYPRIMGAYAAVERGLVERGLRSVEGFREVYVRPWESVGEGEAFAWVVRPLARG; encoded by the coding sequence ATGAGCGAGTCATCGGAGCCGCTGGAGCTGACGCGCGGGGAGTTCGCGCGCCGCAGCGGCCTGTCCCCCAAGGCGTTGCGGTTGTATGAGCGGTCGGGTTTGTTGGTGCCCCACCGGGTGGAGGCGGCCAACGGGTACCGGTTCTACCTACCCGAGCAGGTGGGTGTGGCGGTGCGGGTGCGTGAGCTGCGACGGATGGACATGCCGCTGTCGATGGTGGCCGAGGTGGTGGCGGCTTCGCCTGCGGAGGCGGTGGGGTTGGTGCGGGCCTGGTGGCGGGTGCGACAGGAGGTGGAGCGTTCCCGGCAGGCCATGCTCGAGCGGGTGTGCGACCTGGTGGGTGAGCACGGCCCGGAGAGGGCCGGTGCGGTGCGGGGGGCGGGTTCGCAGGAGGAGTCGGGCGAGGGGGTGTGGTCGACCTCGTTGGAAACGGTGCCCGCGGTGACGGTGGCCTGTGCGCGGGCGCGGGTGGGTTTGCAGGAGCTGGTGGAGACCTATCTGGGGTTGGCCGAGCGGGTGCGGCGGGTGTTGGTGGGGCAGGGGGCCCGGGTCGGGGAGCAGACGTGGGTGGTCTACCACGGGACGCCTTCGCCTGATGGGGCGGCGTTGATCGAGGTGGCGGTGCCTTATGAGGGGGTGGCGTGGCCGGAGCGGGGGGTGTCGTTGCGGTGGGAGGGGGCGGGGGTGTGGTTGGTGGCTGAGGTGGCGCGTCGGGATTGTTTCTATCCGCGGATCATGGGGGCTTATGCGGCGGTGGAGCGGGGGTTGGTCGAGCGGGGTTTGCGTTCGGTGGAGGGGTTTCGGGAGGTGTATGTGCGGCCCTGGGAGTCGGTGGGTGAGGGGGAGGCGTTCGCGTGGGTGGTGCGGCCGCTGGCCCGGGGCTGA
- a CDS encoding phosphotransferase family protein: protein MMIHDVLATAHTIAERHNVPAEHVLPLPEGVANHVLALGEHLVLRVPRTPGFEADLRKEAALVPLARKAGVTTPALVEFADPPGGTPYMVLERVAGGDLVGTEPATALLDRLGRELARIHTVPVDGLPGLPRDSGVTDAGPLLERLLGSGHIDAEAADWLRAWCERLAALAPPGGDPVLVHGDIAPQNLLVTPGRDLGGIVDWGDAAVADPAMDFAKLPPWWLPRILDAYQREGGQASGQGWQARVLWHHLTWALGRLEDPVPQPGQRHWTAPPASRLLGLLRLFASNPPGPWADLAPEGPAGGATGRG, encoded by the coding sequence ATGATGATCCACGACGTCCTCGCCACCGCGCACACGATCGCCGAGCGCCACAACGTTCCCGCCGAGCACGTTCTCCCCCTACCCGAAGGGGTGGCCAACCACGTTCTGGCCCTGGGCGAACACCTGGTCCTGCGCGTTCCGCGCACCCCCGGGTTCGAAGCGGACCTGCGCAAGGAGGCCGCGCTCGTTCCACTCGCCCGCAAGGCCGGTGTCACCACGCCCGCGCTCGTCGAGTTCGCCGACCCGCCTGGCGGCACTCCGTACATGGTGCTGGAACGCGTGGCCGGCGGTGACCTGGTCGGCACCGAACCCGCCACCGCCCTCCTGGACCGCCTCGGCCGGGAACTCGCCCGCATCCACACCGTCCCCGTCGACGGCCTTCCCGGCCTACCGCGCGACTCCGGGGTCACCGACGCCGGCCCCCTACTGGAACGCCTCCTGGGTTCGGGGCACATCGACGCCGAGGCCGCCGACTGGCTCAGGGCCTGGTGTGAACGCCTGGCAGCCCTCGCACCCCCAGGTGGAGACCCCGTCCTGGTCCACGGCGACATCGCGCCGCAGAACCTGCTGGTGACACCGGGCAGGGACCTGGGCGGGATCGTGGACTGGGGGGACGCCGCGGTGGCCGACCCAGCGATGGACTTCGCCAAACTCCCGCCCTGGTGGCTGCCCCGCATCCTGGACGCCTACCAGCGTGAGGGCGGCCAGGCGAGCGGGCAGGGGTGGCAGGCCCGCGTGCTGTGGCACCACCTGACCTGGGCGCTGGGCCGCCTGGAGGACCCGGTTCCACAACCCGGTCAGCGGCACTGGACCGCACCCCCGGCCAGCCGTCTTCTGGGGCTGCTGCGCCTGTTCGCCTCGAACCCTCCCGGGCCCTGGGCTGACCTTGCACCCGAAGGCCCGGCGGGCGGGGCAACGGGACGGGGTTGA
- a CDS encoding transglutaminase-like domain-containing protein — protein MRSVPASVGVDRWRAHTPFTDPGAYREVLVALPSDVAGIGARVRRVLTHYRAGGRVGVGERWEEIDLRWVEAMLATDAARDGREWSVERAEPLVGCCRDFAVLTVAALREHGVAARSRVGFASYLNRDFGTDHVVVEYWDGQRWVWADPQLDPEVGWGVDPLDLSHGGVVGEVAFSGASAVWLAVRSGEVDGGGFGVDPGLPMLRGGWLVRDYVWLEVAHRLGVETLLWDGWGAMGRWGESALTDEVARLVVAADAGAVGAEEELARRFACDGRLGPGGRVYCASPSGYRGWVDLGSRVGEPRL, from the coding sequence GTGAGAAGTGTGCCCGCCTCGGTGGGGGTGGATCGGTGGCGTGCGCACACCCCCTTCACCGACCCGGGTGCGTACCGGGAGGTGTTGGTGGCCCTGCCCTCGGATGTGGCGGGGATCGGTGCGCGGGTGCGGCGGGTGTTGACGCACTACCGGGCCGGGGGCCGGGTGGGTGTGGGTGAGCGGTGGGAGGAGATCGACCTGCGGTGGGTGGAGGCGATGTTGGCCACCGACGCCGCCCGGGACGGGCGGGAGTGGTCGGTGGAGCGGGCCGAGCCGTTGGTGGGGTGCTGTCGGGATTTCGCGGTGTTGACGGTGGCGGCGTTGCGCGAGCACGGGGTGGCGGCGCGCTCGCGGGTGGGGTTCGCGTCGTATCTCAACCGGGATTTTGGTACCGATCACGTGGTGGTGGAGTACTGGGACGGGCAGCGGTGGGTGTGGGCGGACCCCCAGCTGGACCCGGAGGTGGGGTGGGGTGTGGACCCCTTGGATTTGTCCCATGGGGGTGTGGTGGGTGAGGTGGCGTTCTCGGGGGCGTCGGCGGTGTGGTTGGCGGTGCGCTCCGGTGAGGTGGACGGGGGCGGGTTCGGGGTGGATCCGGGGTTGCCGATGTTGCGGGGTGGGTGGTTGGTGCGTGACTACGTGTGGTTGGAGGTGGCGCACCGGTTGGGTGTGGAGACGTTGTTGTGGGATGGGTGGGGTGCGATGGGGCGGTGGGGTGAGAGTGCGTTGACTGATGAGGTGGCGCGTTTGGTGGTGGCCGCGGATGCGGGGGCGGTGGGTGCGGAGGAGGAGTTGGCGCGGCGGTTTGCCTGTGATGGGCGGTTGGGTCCGGGCGGGCGGGTGTACTGTGCGTCGCCCTCGGGGTATCGGGGGTGGGTGGATCTGGGGTCGCGGGTGGGGGAGCCGCGCTTGTGA
- a CDS encoding DJ-1/PfpI family protein yields MRIAILLFDRLTALDAVGPYEILGALPSAEVSFVGERRGTVRCFGGGLGLSVDTELDELTDPDIILVPGGPGQAALMDDGPVHEWLRAADATSTWTTSVCTGSLVLAAAGLLRGRRATSHWLALDQLPALGAEPTGERVVFDGKYVTAAGVSSGIDMALSLVGRIAGDDVAQALQLITEYDPQPPYDAGSPHTAPAHIVKSLREGDRSVLEGA; encoded by the coding sequence ATGCGCATCGCGATCCTGTTGTTCGATCGCCTCACCGCGCTCGACGCCGTGGGCCCCTACGAGATCCTGGGCGCCCTGCCCAGCGCCGAGGTGTCCTTCGTCGGTGAGCGCCGCGGTACCGTCCGCTGCTTCGGAGGCGGTCTGGGCCTGAGTGTGGACACCGAACTCGACGAACTCACCGACCCCGACATCATCCTGGTCCCCGGCGGCCCCGGGCAGGCCGCACTGATGGACGACGGGCCCGTCCACGAGTGGCTGCGCGCCGCGGACGCCACCAGCACATGGACGACCTCGGTGTGCACTGGTTCTCTTGTCCTGGCCGCTGCCGGGCTCCTGCGAGGGCGCCGGGCCACCTCCCACTGGCTCGCTTTGGACCAACTCCCCGCGTTGGGCGCCGAACCCACCGGCGAGCGCGTGGTCTTCGACGGTAAGTACGTCACCGCCGCCGGAGTCTCCTCCGGCATCGACATGGCCCTCAGTCTGGTCGGACGCATCGCGGGCGACGACGTGGCCCAGGCCCTCCAACTGATCACCGAGTACGACCCCCAGCCGCCCTATGACGCCGGATCACCGCACACCGCCCCCGCGCACATCGTCAAGAGCCTGCGCGAGGGCGACCGCTCCGTCCTCGAAGGGGCCTGA
- a CDS encoding pyridoxamine 5'-phosphate oxidase family protein: MAQEDQRVGEQDPFLVFWSEYRLCTLASPRPDGSIHQVPVGVTYDPERHLARVITFASSYKATNLAARPGTRVSVCQVEGGRWSTLEGEATVSREEGAVAEAVRRYAERYRQPRPNPDRVVIEIAVTRVMGNVRPERAGIVP, encoded by the coding sequence TTGGCCCAGGAGGACCAGCGGGTGGGGGAGCAGGATCCCTTCCTGGTGTTTTGGAGTGAGTACCGTCTGTGCACGTTGGCTTCGCCGCGCCCGGACGGCAGCATTCATCAGGTTCCGGTGGGGGTGACCTATGACCCTGAGCGGCATCTGGCGCGGGTGATCACCTTCGCCTCCAGTTACAAGGCCACCAATTTGGCTGCCCGCCCGGGTACGCGGGTGTCGGTGTGCCAGGTGGAGGGGGGTCGGTGGTCCACGCTCGAGGGTGAGGCCACGGTTTCGCGGGAGGAGGGGGCGGTGGCCGAGGCGGTGCGGCGCTACGCCGAGCGGTACCGGCAGCCGCGCCCCAACCCGGACCGGGTGGTGATCGAGATCGCTGTCACGCGGGTGATGGGCAACGTGCGTCCCGAGCGTGCGGGGATCGTTCCCTGA
- a CDS encoding phosphotransferase family protein: protein MSSTREFAQILPLQDLVGRALQREVTVSGLERLRGGTKKGVYRLELAQGSSVVAYVWGAAENFWPQDMCSSPDPDGDPFAHADGVDLFVGASRVLESVGVRSPRVYLVERAHPKLNADVAIVEDVRGPTLEEHIAHGEPDLVVRVLGRLGEVLAAMAVPVQTGVGKVSRPLVHERSCESVVLDRALVDLAEGARRRPELARAAPRLERRLGEFFDRVEPRSEHGVIHGELGPDHVLVDQDENPVLIDIEGLMYFDAEWEYTFLRLRLGDLYEYVERPGLDPARMDLYMLAHHVSLVAGPLRLLEGDYPHQQEMLGIVEYHLGRALAHA, encoded by the coding sequence ATGAGCAGTACCCGAGAGTTCGCCCAGATCCTCCCGTTGCAGGACCTGGTGGGGCGCGCCCTGCAACGGGAGGTCACCGTGAGCGGGCTGGAGCGGTTGCGCGGCGGCACCAAGAAGGGCGTGTACCGGTTGGAGCTGGCGCAGGGCTCCTCGGTGGTCGCTTATGTGTGGGGTGCGGCGGAGAACTTCTGGCCCCAGGACATGTGCAGCTCCCCCGACCCCGATGGTGACCCCTTCGCCCATGCCGACGGGGTGGATCTGTTCGTGGGTGCCTCCCGGGTCCTGGAGTCGGTGGGTGTGCGCAGCCCGCGGGTGTATTTGGTGGAGCGCGCACACCCCAAGCTCAACGCTGACGTGGCCATCGTCGAGGACGTGCGCGGCCCGACCTTGGAGGAGCACATCGCCCACGGGGAACCCGACCTGGTGGTGCGGGTGCTGGGCCGGTTGGGTGAAGTGCTGGCAGCCATGGCTGTGCCGGTGCAGACGGGGGTGGGCAAGGTGTCGCGGCCTTTGGTGCACGAGCGTTCCTGCGAAAGTGTGGTGCTGGATCGGGCCCTGGTTGATCTGGCTGAGGGTGCGCGGCGGCGCCCCGAGCTGGCCCGGGCCGCACCCCGGCTGGAGCGGCGGCTGGGTGAGTTCTTTGACCGGGTGGAGCCGCGCTCCGAGCACGGGGTGATCCACGGCGAACTGGGCCCCGACCACGTGCTGGTGGACCAGGACGAGAACCCGGTGCTCATCGACATCGAAGGATTGATGTACTTCGACGCCGAGTGGGAGTACACCTTCCTGCGGTTGCGTTTGGGTGACCTGTACGAGTATGTGGAGCGGCCCGGCCTGGACCCGGCCCGCATGGATCTGTACATGCTGGCCCACCACGTGTCTTTGGTGGCCGGTCCGCTGCGCCTGTTGGAGGGCGACTACCCCCACCAGCAGGAGATGCTCGGCATCGTCGAATACCACCTGGGCCGGGCCCTGGCCCACGCCTAG
- a CDS encoding aminotransferase class V-fold PLP-dependent enzyme: MDSLWNTDTVWLNTAQYGIPPTTAHQALTQATHTWHTATADPHHWFQAVEDTRTRFAQLINAPTDDITLGATTSQLVGTIAASLPHNAHILLPQGEFTSTTFPFHTHTDRGLTVHTAPLHELAEHITPTTTLVAFSPVQSATGTLAPTDQILTAARTHHTLVLADATQAAGWYPLDATRFDALVCSAYKWLMAPRGLALGYLAPTLRTRLRPTNAGPMADATPTTAFYRDHFEPAPTARAFDLSPNWFAAVAAAPALKVLLDHGIEHVHTHNTRLADRFRAHLDQPPARSAITTVDIPHALHTLREAGIVATQRGGQTRLAFHLYNTEADADLAAKVLTA, from the coding sequence ATGGACAGCCTGTGGAACACCGACACCGTCTGGCTCAACACCGCCCAGTACGGCATCCCACCCACCACCGCCCACCAAGCCCTGACCCAAGCCACCCACACCTGGCACACCGCCACCGCCGACCCCCACCACTGGTTCCAAGCAGTAGAAGACACCCGCACCCGCTTCGCCCAACTCATCAACGCCCCCACCGACGACATCACCCTGGGCGCCACCACCTCCCAACTCGTGGGCACCATCGCCGCCTCCCTCCCCCACAACGCCCACATCCTCCTACCCCAAGGCGAATTCACCTCCACCACCTTCCCCTTCCACACCCACACCGACCGCGGCCTGACCGTACACACCGCACCCCTGCACGAACTAGCCGAACACATCACCCCCACCACCACCCTGGTCGCCTTCAGCCCCGTGCAATCAGCCACCGGAACCCTGGCACCCACCGACCAGATCCTGACCGCCGCCCGCACCCACCACACCCTCGTCCTGGCCGACGCCACCCAAGCCGCGGGCTGGTACCCCCTGGACGCCACCCGCTTCGACGCCCTGGTCTGCTCCGCCTACAAATGGCTCATGGCCCCCCGCGGCCTGGCCCTGGGCTACCTGGCCCCCACCCTGCGCACCCGACTACGCCCCACCAACGCCGGACCCATGGCCGACGCCACCCCCACCACCGCCTTCTACCGCGACCACTTCGAGCCCGCACCCACCGCCCGCGCCTTCGACCTGTCCCCCAACTGGTTCGCCGCCGTAGCCGCAGCCCCCGCCCTGAAGGTCCTCCTCGACCACGGCATCGAACACGTGCACACCCACAACACCCGCCTGGCCGACCGCTTCCGCGCCCACCTGGACCAACCCCCGGCCCGATCGGCCATCACCACCGTGGACATCCCCCACGCCCTGCACACCCTGCGCGAAGCCGGGATCGTGGCCACCCAGCGCGGCGGACAGACCCGGCTGGCCTTCCACCTGTACAACACCGAAGCCGACGCCGACCTGGCCGCCAAGGTCCTCACCGCCTGA
- a CDS encoding NAD(P)/FAD-dependent oxidoreductase gives MNEPARSFDVVVVGGGAAGLAGALTLARARRSVLVIDAGEPRNAPAQGVHAYVGMEGTPPADLAAKGRQEVASYGGVVESGRVVAARRTEQGFEVEREDGSVVAARRLLVTTGLVDELPDIAGLAEHWGSGVLHCPYCHGWEVRDQPLAVVASGPVAVHASLLWRQWSDQVTLFAYPGTGLGESERQKLAARGITVVDSPVRAVESGPGGVSGVRTADGAVVAVDAVVVPTFMRSRSELLVDLGLEVSEQWMGEHLMGTYVESDPNGATAVPGVWVAGNVTSVSEQVIGAAAAGNKAGAMINADLVMAEAEQALARAGQDDQVVQAEPAR, from the coding sequence ATGAACGAACCCGCACGCAGTTTCGATGTCGTGGTCGTCGGTGGTGGCGCCGCCGGACTGGCCGGGGCGCTGACGCTGGCCCGGGCACGCCGATCGGTGCTGGTCATCGATGCCGGGGAGCCGCGTAACGCGCCCGCTCAGGGGGTGCACGCCTATGTGGGGATGGAGGGCACACCCCCGGCTGACCTGGCGGCCAAGGGCCGGCAGGAGGTCGCCTCCTATGGGGGTGTGGTCGAATCGGGCCGGGTGGTGGCCGCCCGGCGCACCGAGCAGGGGTTCGAGGTGGAGCGCGAGGACGGTTCGGTGGTGGCGGCCCGGCGTTTGCTGGTCACCACCGGGCTGGTGGATGAGCTTCCTGACATCGCGGGGTTGGCCGAGCACTGGGGCAGTGGGGTGCTGCACTGCCCCTACTGCCACGGTTGGGAGGTGCGCGACCAGCCGTTGGCGGTGGTGGCCAGTGGGCCGGTGGCCGTGCACGCGAGTTTGTTGTGGCGGCAGTGGAGTGATCAGGTGACGCTGTTCGCCTACCCCGGCACCGGGCTGGGCGAGAGTGAGCGTCAGAAGTTGGCCGCGCGCGGCATCACCGTCGTTGACAGCCCGGTCCGGGCCGTGGAGTCGGGGCCGGGCGGGGTGAGCGGGGTGCGCACCGCAGACGGTGCGGTGGTGGCGGTCGATGCGGTCGTGGTGCCCACGTTCATGCGTTCGCGCTCTGAGCTGCTGGTCGACCTGGGTCTGGAGGTGAGCGAGCAGTGGATGGGCGAGCACCTCATGGGCACCTATGTGGAGTCCGATCCCAACGGTGCCACCGCGGTGCCGGGTGTGTGGGTGGCGGGTAACGTCACCTCGGTGAGCGAGCAGGTGATCGGCGCGGCCGCCGCGGGCAACAAGGCGGGGGCGATGATCAACGCCGACCTGGTCATGGCCGAGGCCGAACAGGCCCTGGCCCGAGCCGGGCAGGACGATCAGGTCGTGCAGGCCGAGCCCGCGCGGTGA
- a CDS encoding GlxA family transcriptional regulator produces MTRPTVLVPLFDRVQSLDVAGPLEVFHGASRVPAAVPGRRPRTLTASLDGAPVRTESGLTLLPESALDGVGDIDTLLVPGGHGALDPDPRLVCWIREYAPRARRIASVCTGAFVLAEAGLLDGRRVTTHWDHCAALSRRHPRLTVDPDPIFVRDGSVTTSAGVTAGIDLALALVEDDLGHHTALTIARHLVMFLRRPGNQAQFSTHLAAQAARRPPLRDLQHWIAANPGEDLSVEALAERAGYSARQFQRVFTAEVGTTPGRYVDRVRLETARRLLEEGTEAVETVARASGYGTYEAMRRAFVRVLDCAPADYRSRFHTLGT; encoded by the coding sequence ATGACCCGCCCCACCGTCCTTGTGCCCCTTTTCGACAGGGTTCAGAGCCTCGACGTCGCCGGTCCGCTGGAGGTCTTCCATGGCGCCTCCCGGGTACCCGCCGCCGTCCCCGGCCGAAGGCCGCGCACTCTGACCGCCTCCCTGGACGGTGCCCCGGTGCGCACCGAAAGCGGCCTGACCCTGCTCCCCGAGAGCGCACTCGACGGCGTCGGTGACATCGACACCCTCCTCGTGCCGGGCGGCCACGGTGCCCTGGACCCTGACCCGCGCCTGGTCTGCTGGATCCGCGAGTACGCACCCCGTGCACGCCGCATCGCCTCGGTGTGCACCGGCGCCTTCGTCCTGGCCGAGGCCGGGCTGCTGGACGGGCGGCGTGTGACCACCCACTGGGACCACTGCGCCGCCCTCTCCCGGCGCCACCCCCGCCTCACCGTCGACCCCGACCCCATCTTCGTCCGCGACGGCTCGGTCACCACTTCCGCCGGTGTCACCGCGGGTATCGACCTGGCACTGGCCCTGGTCGAGGACGATCTGGGCCACCACACCGCGCTGACCATCGCCCGTCACCTGGTCATGTTCCTGCGCCGTCCCGGTAACCAGGCACAGTTCAGCACCCATCTCGCAGCGCAGGCGGCCCGGCGTCCGCCCCTGCGCGACCTCCAGCACTGGATCGCCGCCAACCCCGGCGAGGACCTGTCCGTCGAGGCCCTCGCCGAGCGGGCCGGCTACTCCGCACGACAGTTCCAACGCGTGTTCACCGCTGAGGTCGGTACCACCCCCGGCCGCTACGTCGATCGTGTGCGGCTCGAGACCGCCCGGCGCCTGCTCGAGGAGGGCACCGAAGCCGTCGAAACCGTCGCCCGCGCCAGCGGCTACGGCACCTACGAGGCGATGCGGCGCGCCTTCGTCCGTGTCCTGGACTGCGCCCCGGCCGACTACCGCAGCCGGTTCCACACCCTCGGCACCTGA